The genomic window CCCAAAGTTGGACCCAGGCTGGGGGCGCGGGGGACGCCGCTGACGTCCTGGGAGCGCAGGCAGAGTTGGACTCGAGAAGTCGGTCCTGGGTTTTCCGAGTGggaaaggagggtggggggaggcgtgGAGATGAGAAAGGTCAAGTGCAGCCgcctcggggtggggggcggctgtGAGGAACTTGGGCGCGGTGCGTTGTGCGACGAGACGGTTACGAGGCTGCGCCCCGCCAGGTGGGAGTACCTGGGGAGCCCTGCGCCCGCACCTTCGCTGCAGGCCTAGTTAGACCCGCGCCGGATCCGGTGTCCCCTCCTCGGTGTTCGGTCGGGCAGTAGCGCCCGGAATGAAAGCCAGATGTTGGAGTCATTAAGCCTTTCCACACCTCATGGCCCCCCAAGACTTGCGTCCCTGGGTGtgtgtaatttattttgttctcataTCCTCATCTTCTGGATTGTGAGGGTGATTTGTCCGTGgttttttcctttaaggaaaaaagtgCTTGTGCACCGTGGTCTTTCAGTTCCAGCAACGAGCTGGAAGGGAGCGTGATGCTAATTAAACACGGTTATTCAGTAATTCCTAAACACGAGAGGGGAGGAGCCAGATGGGAAGCCGACTGCAGCCTGGGGCCCCGGTATTACAAACTTTTAAGGGGGAGCTGGCCAGTGATGTGAGAGGTGATGAGGGCAGTTCAAGGGGTCAGACCGAAAGCCCTGGAACTTCCTTGTATTTGGTGGATGTCGCTATCTGCAGAAGCCTGGTAAACTGCGTTCTTGCCACAGAATGCCTAGTGGTCTGCTTGGGAAGACAGAGATCTGGTCCTAATAACTGTAGAACGTTTTTCACGATTGTGTATCCTAAGATGCTACTGTGTCGAGCTGTGAGGAAGCGCGGAGTGGGGCAGATGTGGTGTAGCTGCCAGCCAAGGACAAACTGGCCATCTCCATCAGTTACTCAGCCTCCCTTTCAATGAGCTGGGGCCCAGACCTGAAGTGCTTCCTGCAGCCTCGATTGAGGAGAGTCTGTGGAACAATGAGATGAAgaggctggctggggtggggggtgggtgctcCTGGAGTTTCCCACCAGCATTCGCAGACGACCCATACCACACTCCGCTCAGGAGAAGTTACGAGCACGAGGAAGGCCGAGGAAGTTGTAGGTTGTGAAAGGAGTAAAAGGGCTCAAGGCAGCTCAGCGTCTCTGGAACAGCCAGGCCTCGGAGCAGAATCCTGGAAACGCAGAGCTTCTCCCcactatttctgtttttccttcccttccagatGCCTCATCCCCGAAGGTACCATTCCTCAGAGCGAGGCAGCCGGGGCAGTTATCATGAGCACTATCGGAGCCGAAAACATAAGAGACGAAGAAGCCGCTCCTGGTCCAGTAGCAGCGACCGGACACGGCGGCGCCGGCGGGAAGACAGCTACCATGTCCGTTCCCGGAGGTGAGGTTTCAGGAGGGGAAACTCGGGTCTGGGGTCATTCACTCGTTTATTAAACAAAGATTTCATGGTTACACACTGAGCAGTTGGATAACGTGATATTCGAGACTGTTACTGGAGGTGGCCAGTTGTGCTGTGTGGGTTCGTGTAGAGGAAGTAGGTCGTAGGAGCTGAGGAAGCGTCCAGCGGGTTTGGTGGGAGCGCGGCAGGATGAGTAATTCAGGGAAGTTTCCTCGAGAACTTGCCATCTAAGCTCGTCTCAGGCCGAGGGAAAGGAGGCCCACACAGAAGGCGAGGGTCTAGAGGGAGCTACTGACCTAACAAAAGACAAAGTCAGGTCTGCTTGGTTTCAGTGACAGCAGCGTGttctgtgggaggggcagggtagGGGCAGTTTGGAGCAGAACCGGATGTTAGGACAGAAATGGCTCTTTGCTCCATTCGTTGTAGGGGAACGGAGGGGAGGCCCCCAGAGGCAATAGTTCTGTCGGAGTCTGTCCGCAGGCCTGGGTGACATGGCGCTGCGGGGTCCTCCTCTTCCGTCTCTGGTCCTTGGTCCTCAGAGTGGCCGAGAGCAGGTTTTCTGGTAACGCCACTTGTCCCGTCAAGGCAGGGCTTGTTCCGTCCTGTGTGAGGACCGTGGCCAGAGCCGGCGCAGCTAGTGGCTGTGTGTTGTCCCCCAGCAGTTACGACGATCGCTCGTCAGACCGGAGGCTGTACGACCGGCGCTACTACGGAAGCTATCGGCGCAACGGTTGCAGCCGGGACCGGGGAGAGGCCTACTGTGAGCCCGACTACCGGCATTCGTACGAGTACCACCGGGAGGACAGCAGCTACCGCAGCCAGCGCAGCAGCCGCAGGAAACACCGGCGGCGGAGGCGGCGCAGCCGGACTTTCAGCCACTCGTCTTCGGTGAGTGCTGGCACgggcccctcctctccccactcctcttcAGCCCTCTAGAACCCCGGTAAGTTCTTGGCCGAGTGTGGGGGCATGAACGCTGGCGTGGGTGCTGAGTCTGTCGCCTCTCTTGGAAGCCCTCCAGCTCTTGGAGGGCCCTGGACCTGCTCTGGCCCTGGATGGGCACCGAGCGTTTGTGAACCCCAGTGCCCTCCTTGCCATGCTGGGCTGACTGCGTGGGAGAGTGGCTCCTGTGTCCCAGAGGCTTCTGCTCTCTCGTGGGGACCTTGCTTGTGAATAGCCTTTTTCCCCACAAGCTCTGGGCTCTCTGGCCCCCTCAGTAGGTGGGCTTgggtgggggcaaagggagatcTGTGCCTGTCTGGAAGGGCATTGTGTAGAGCATGGGGTTGTGGGTGACCCTGGCAACGACACCACTTCTCTGCTCTGCCGGTTCCTCTCCCTGTTCCCGTTTTGGGTTTGGGGACCTGGGATTTTGCGCCGTTCTCTCTTCTCACCCCAATCCGCCTTACTGCATCTGACGTGTTCCCTTCCACTGTCCCCCATCATCGTCTGTCCCCCCTGGCTGGGCGCCTGTGACCGGTGACCCCTCCACCACCCACCCCGCCTCCCTCCGGCCCCCGCTCCGACACCTGGCTTGCTCcgaccccccccgccccccgacagCAGCACAGCAGCCGGAGAGCCAAGAGTGTAGAGGACGACGCTGAGGGCCACCTCATCTACCACGTCGGGGACTGGCTACAAGAGCGATGTACAAGCCGAATCGTAACGATCCTATAGCCTGTAATGGTCCCATAGCCATCCCAACGTCCCGAGCCAACCCGTCACAGCCTCTGGCCTTTCCTCAGTGGTGTTGTTTATCTGGGTGGTTTGAGTTGCTGTTGAGAATTGACCTCTGCTGTCCACTCCCAGCTCTCATGGCCCCTGGGTTAAAGGTGGTGGGAATCACGCAGGGGTGTTCTCCCCCTGTGACCATCTGTATCTGTTCCCCTTTCCTTCATCTCCTCACCCCAGGTTGCTGTACCCCTTTTTCTTCCTACTCAGCTCATtccccactttctctccctccctctccccgaccctgctctttttcatttcagatgaAATTGTAAGCACTTTGGGAGAGGGGACCTTTGGCCGAGTTGTACAGTGTGTCGACCATCGCAGGTAGCTACagctcctttcctccctgctccgTATCTGCGAGGCATAAAGAGGTAGTGAGGGTCATCTGGGGCTTTTTTGCTGATTAGCCAGAGGTAGGATTTCTTAATCCCCGGACGGTCCCATTCAATCTGGGATGTTTTGGCGACCCGGCAAATGCCCCTTGTGCCGTCCAACAGGGGTGGGGCTCGAGTTGCCCTGAAGATCATTAAGAATGTGGAAAAGTACAAGGAAGCAGCTCGACTTGAAATCAATGTCCTGGAGAAAATCAACGAGAAGGACCCTGACAACAAGAAGTAAGCCAGCAAAGGAGTATGTGGGGAGCCTGAGAGGCCCCACTCCTACACCAGAGTACCTTCCTGGTCTCGGTTAGGCAGGCAGGGGAGTCCTAGACCTTCTCATCCATCCATTCTTTGCTCATCATCTTAGACTAGTAGAACGGTAGGGCCGGAAGGGAGGGTCTGACATGTGTAATCCGTTCCCTTTGTTTCTGGGGCAGTCAGAGTGCTCTGCAGTTTGGGCCTAGCCCAGGATGGCCTCTGTAGGGCTGTGCCCTGGAAATGGCTCTGAGACTGGGAATTCGCATTTCCATCAAAAAATCATTTGAGCTTTCTGTGCTGATGAGGCCCCAGACATTTGTACGTACCATTTCTGTCCGTGGACTTCTGTAAGCTAAGTGTAGAATAAGGCATGAAGCAAAGACACAGGAAGACAGTATGAACATGGACCTGCTGGTGGCTGGTGGTCAATGAATTCGGGAGTGGGAGCTGGGGTCAGGGTTTAGGAATGACAGTTTGACAATTCAGGGTCTACGCTGGAGCCTGGAACCCCACTTTTCAGCCAGGGGAATCGTTTTAACTATTTAAAACGATGCGGGAAAATGGTTTGAAGTTTGGTAGGTAGTATCTCTCTCCTTGGGTCTGCCAGAAAGGCTATCCCGCCGCGGAATTGAGTTTTGTTGGTGGTGCGAGCTGGCACGTTTTCACACAAGCGGGTGGAATCAGCAGCTTTGCGGCCCCTCCTTGCCGGAGGGGTGCTGGGCGCAGGGGAGCTCAAcggacctccccctcccccatctctcttctcAGCCTCTGTGTGCAGATGTTTGACTGGTTTGACTACCATGGCCACATGTGCATCTCTTTCGAGCTTCTGGGCCTTAGCACCTTCGATTTCCTCAAAGACAACAACTACCTGCCCTACCCTGTCCACCAAGTGCGCCACATGGCCTTCCAGCTGTGCCAGGCCGTCAAGTGTGAGTGCGGCGGGCCGAGGTGGACTTGgggcagcccctccctctgctggacCTCCTCTGTGTCCCTTTACACTGGCGGAGCCCTGTACCTGTCCACCCGATTACCTGTACTTCTCTTACCATTGCGTTGACCGCTCCCTCACTTGACTCGGTGACCCGTGTCCTCACCGTCCCTGAGGAGTCCTATCCCGCTCCAGTCGAACAGGAGCCGGGGAGAAAGCTTTGGAAATCAAAGCATtgaattacatctttttttttttttctcattttccttcctcgGGAAAGTGTTCAATCAGGCTGCgagcacagagagacagagacttcCCACGCTAGAGGTTTATGCTTGTCCACACTGAGGTGCTCCGTTTCCAACAGAGCAGGTGGCAGCAGGGACGAGTGCGACCAAGGGGCCCTGTGGGGGATCCAGACAAGCACCTGGTTCCTCTGGGGTTTTCACGACTAAGCAGTTTTACAGAGTTGAATTCACAGGATGTCAGGCACGGATGTCAGAAGACGGAAACAGCGCGTGGCAGACCCATGTGCGTCAGTTGAGGGTTGCGTCCGTGTCTTAGCGGCGGAGCGCAGGGTGTCTTAGAGCAGGCATCTCACCTGGAGGTGGAGCCGAGAGCGCCGAGCAGCTCTGGGCCTGTTGGTCAGACTTGGGATCGCCGGTGCCACTCAGCCCTGGCCACCTGGACCAACCTTGACTTGGCCTTCTCCCCTGCAGTCCTCCATGACAACAAGCTGACCCATACGGACCTCAAGCCTGAAAATATTCTGTTTGTGAATTCAGACTATGAGCTCACCTACAACCTAGAGAAGGTGAGAGGGGCCGGCAGCCGTGCCACTTGTTTCTCATAGCCCCGTTCCCTCCCCTCCGCTTGCTCCCGTGTTCTCTCCCAGTCTGGCCCTGGGGAAACCAGAGTAGCAGAGTAGAAAGGGAGAAGTTGAAGAAGACTTAAGTTGGAGGAAAACTTGGGAGGAGGACCTCTGCTAACCTTCCAGTAGAGTTCAGATGCTTCTAAGATCCTTTTGTTTAGACTTTCTTCTCTGTAAGGGAAGCTCAGTTCTCTTGACCTATTTTCAGAAACCCTGTATACCAGTCACTTGGAAAAAGTCAGACGCATAGGGGCTTTCCTGCTGTGTCACGATCATCCCTTCATCCTCTCCCATTCCTAAATTACCTGCGGGACACGGGGGAAGCTGTAGGGCACGTTGTCAGTGTGTATGGGACCAAGCAGGAGGTCAAGGTGCTGCTTTCAGGTCTGAAAGCACTTTAGAGAATTGTGGTAAGAGTCTTGGTCCGAGGTGGCTGGGGTCCATCCCCTTCCTGCTGTGCTCCTAGAAGCGAGATGAGCGCAGCGTGAAGAGCACGGCGGTGCGGGTGGTGGACTTCGGCAGTGCTACCTTTGACCACGAGCACCACAGCACCATCGTCTCCACTCGCCATTACCGGGCACCAGAGGTCATCCTCGGTGAGCGGGGCGAGTGGGGGACCATGGTTGTCCAAGTATGGGAGcgtgggtggtggggtggggagggccccCTAATCACCCTAATACCTTGTCCCTCTTGTCCCCACCCAGAGCTGGGCTGGTCGCAGCCTTGTGACGTGTGGAGCATAGGCTGCATCATCTTCGAGTACTATGTTGGTTTCACACTGTTTCAGGTGAGTGGGGGGCACCTTCTGTAGCCCCCTGGCGTTCTTCTACCTGGTCTTGTCTGCTCCCTCCACCCCGCTTACTGTTCTGGAAGCTGGCCCTCAGCAGCCTGTTCCCAGTCCCACGCTCAGTTCTGTCTGTTTCCCAGACCCATGACAACAGAGAGCATCTAGCCATGATGGAAAGGATCTTGGGTCCCATCCCTTCCCGGATGATCCGAAAGACAAGGTGAAccttgagggggtggggagggacttgaaactcttttcctttttctccacaaaatCGCTCTGTTTcacatcattttcttctttctttgaaacctcccccctccccccaccgcccagcTACTCAGATGGGGGATTAAGGGCAGTATCCCACTACAAAAGGAAACTCCTGACCCCTcaaccttcccttcctctgtaGGAAGCAGAAATATTTTTACCGGGGTCACCTGGACTGGGATGAGAACACGTCAGCTGGGCGCTATGTTCGAGAAAACTGCAAACCGTTGCGGGTGAGCCACGGGGTGAGGTGGCACCTCCCCCCAGAGGCCATTCCCTTCCCAGGGGCTTTGCCTCTGGACGGCCCCTTGTGAGCAGTGTTGttaggaaggaagggggaagctGAAAGAAGACACCTTTGGTCaataggagagagaagagggagtggTTTTGTGAAGGGAAGGAGGTTAGACAGCCATGTCTTTCTTGAGCCAACCAGAGACCAAAGCCATGTCCTGGCTTCTTGAGGTCAGACAGGAAAGGAAACTCCCTTTGAAGAGCTTGCATGTTGGTGAGAAGCTAGAGAGCAGCACGAAGTTGACAGAGATACGCACGTAGAACTCTCCGGGAGTGTGAAGGAAGTGATTATGCATGTGGGGAGGTATGCGGAGCAGTAACGTCAGAAATGCTGGTCACGGTGTGCTCGCAGGAAGGCAGTATTCGTGACAGTGTCCTCGGAGGTTGGATGCTAGGGCCTTGAAGGGAAAGGCAGCACTTCCTTGTAGGGCACCGTGCCTCACCTTTTTCCTGCCCTCCACCACCAGCGGTATCTGACCTCAGAGGCAGAGGAACACCACCAGCTCTTCGATCTGATTGAAAGCATGCTGGAGTATGAACCTGCTAAGCGGTTGACCTTGAGCGAAGCCCTTCAGCATCCTTTCTTCGCCCGCCTTCGGGCTGAACCACCCAACACCAAGTTGTGGGACTCCAGTCGGGATATCAGTCGGTGACGATCAGGCCCTGGGCCCCCCTGCATCTCCTCCAGCAGTGGGTGTCCAGTCCAGGACACTGGTGCTTTTTTATACAAGAGAACAGAGCCGGAGCCCGCCCCTTCCTCCTGGCTCCCTGTATACCTGTGAATATGTGAAATAGTGTAAATACGTTAGGACTTGGACCTGTCGCGCCCTCCCCAGCCTTGAACAGAACGCTGTTCCGTCCCGCACACGTCCcggcctcccctgcccccgcacAGTGGCGTTGGATGGGGGCAAGAGGCGGTAACCAGGTGGCACCTCTCCCATGTTTTATAAGGAATTTTGTACAgtctttgtgaaataaaaatgacGTGCTTCATCAGACCTCCACCCCTTGAGTTTGAGCTGTGGGGCGCTGGGCTGCAGGGATGGGAAGATTGGCAGCCCTCCCGAGTTTAGGGATGAGGGGTCCATCTCACCCTCCCGAGGGTCCCACCTCCCACCAGCCCACCGCCCGTGAGTCCCTCTCTGGTGATGCGGGGTGGGGCGGGTGCTTCTGCCAACAGGCGAGCTGAGCCGGGGAAGTTCCGGCGGCGGTGGCCACCGGGCGGGAGCCCAGCCTAGCCGGAAGCCCGCGGAAGGAGAGCCGCCCGCGTCGGACGCGGGGCCCCCGCCTGCCGTCTCGCCCGAGCGGGCCAGGAACCCGCCGCGGGGCCTGCCGGGAGCTGTAGTTCGTCGGTGGGCGGGGAGGCGGTCCCTGGCGTCACGTGGGGCGCCCCCGTCGGCGCCGTGAGCCGAGGCGCAAGCGCAGCGCGCCGCCGCTGCGGGGATCCTCGGGGCCCTTCCGGCCTTCGCGGCCAATCCGTGCGTAGCCGAGCGGGTGGACCGGGAGGAGCGGAGGGAGCGCCGGGAGCCGCCGCCGCGCAGGGGCGTGGAGGGCAGGGGCGGCCCGGGCCGCAGTTGCAAACATGGCTCAGAGCAGAGACGGCGGGAACCCCTTCGCCGGGCCCGGCGAGCTTGACAACCCCTTTCAGGTGACGCGCGGGCCTTCTCTGGCTAGCTCGGTGGACTCTGCTCGGTTCTGGACGGGCCCGCTTGTCTTACCGGTCCTGACATTTGTTTCGGGGAAGGGCCGCCACGTGGGGGTGACGGTGACTCCAGACCAGTGGGCACCCTGGGGGGCGGGCCCTGCCCCTATAAGGAGCCGGTGCTGGCAGTGCGGGGTGAAAGATTGGGGGCAGGTGTTGGGACAGCAGCTTGGCCTCCGACATGCAGTCCTCGCAGCCACAGGCGTCGGAAGAGGCCCCAGCGAGTTCCCCCAGAGGCACCAGGTGCCAgctgagcccagctctgcccacagGACCCAGCTGTGATCCAGCACCGACCCAGCCCGCAGTATGCCACCCTTGACGTCTACAACCCTTTTGAGACCCGAGAGGTGAGGCTCTGGGCGGCACAGgatggcagggaaggggagggtgcGCCTGTAAGCCCGCTCTGTCGGGTACAGGGGACTTCTCTGCATGCAAACGGTCTTAGCCCCGGGAGAGAAGCCAGTCTGCCATGGCTTGCCTAACCCTTCTGGGGACACGAGGGCGAACGATCCCGTTTGAACTCTAAGCCTCCGTCCCAGGAGGGCTTGGAGACTGGCGACGCCTGGACCAAGGCTTGTGTCTGGGAGGCTTCtctgaagaaaatacagaatgggGCTGGTAGGAGTTGAGGGGAAAACCAGTTATGCTTAGGGGTGCATTTGGAGGTAAGAAATGAGGAGGACCAGACCTGTTTGTCCCACAGAATAGAAAATTCTAAGAGCTTTAAAAAGTGAAGGGGGCGGTTTGGTGGATGAGTGCCTTGAGTCCTGGTCAAGGGATGGGATGTGGGGGCTGATGAGGGCTGCCGCAGCTTAGAGAAGACCTAGTTCTCTCTCAGAGGTTCAGCTCtcttggcggggagcctggggAACGGGTTCGGGATCTCAAGGTCCTCAAGCAGGCTCTAGACACCTGCATTGGAAGGGACTAGGTGGTCCCTAAAGTCTTTTCCAAAATCAACAGCCCCCACCAGCCTATgagcctcctgccccagccccgtTGCCTCCACCCTCGGCTCCCTCGTTGCAATCCTCAAGAAAGCTCAGCCCTACAGAACCCAAAAATTACGGCTCCTACAGCACCCAGGTAAATAGGGGGCCAGGATggcagtgggggtgtggggaacTGGTCTGGGCCCAGGACTCACATCTCCCGCTGCGGGTCCTGGGCAGGCTTCAGCTGCAGCAGCCACCGCTGAGCTGCTGAAGAAGCAGGAGGAGCTCAACCGGAAGGCAGAGGAGTTGGACCGGAGGGAGCGGGAACTGCAGCATGCCGCACTGGGGGGCCCGGCTGGTAAGCGGGTTCTGGGGTGGGGGCACTGAGGACGACGGGGAGGCATTGGACACTCTTTTTTcccaaagatcttatttattcatttgacagagagagacacagggagagagggaacacaagcagggggagtgggagagggagaagctgattccctgctgagcagggagcccgatgcggggctcgatcacaggaccccgagaccatgacccgagctgaaggcagatgcttaatgactgagccacccaggcacccccatttgatactatttatttatttatttatttatttatttttagaaattttttttttttttttttttaaagattttatttatttacttgacagacagagatcacaagtaggcagagaggcaggcggcggctgggggggggaagcaggctcttcaccgagcagagagcccgatatggggcttgatcccaggaccccgaaaccatgatctgagcagaaggcagactcttaatgactgagccacccaggcgcccccatttgatactttttaaaaaatattttacttatttatttgagagagagagaacgtgaagggggagggtcagagggagaagcagactccctgctgagcaaggagcccaatgctggactggATCCcctgactccaggatcatgacctgaactgaaggtagtctcttaaccagctgagccccccggGTGCCCCGACACTTTTGAAGGAGCAAAAAAACCCTaggagtgtgggctctggagccacaTTGCCGAGTGTGAATTTGGGCGCTCTTATTTACTGCGCATGAGCTCTTAGATAAGTTCCTTGATTGAGTGCTTTGGTTTCCTTACTTATAAAACAAAGGTAACATTTGTACCTTTTTGACAGGACTTTGTGGCAGTTAAATAAGGTCATTCATACAGAGTGCTGGGCATAGTGCTTAGCAGTTGTAAATAGTAGTAAACACTGTCAGCGCTGGTTTtgctcctctcccactcccacgtCTCCTTGGATCCCGAGttggagaatggagagagaaCCTGGGGTGGAAGGGAGGGGCGATTCCTTTGTGGGTCTCTGCCTCAAGTCTCGggtcctcctgctctctctctgccttacagctCGACAGAACAATTGGCCCCCTCTACCTTCTTTTTGCCCGGTCCAGCCCTGCTTTTTCCAGGACATCTCCAGGGAGATCCCCCAAGAATTTCAGAAGACCGTGTCTACCATGTACTACCTCTGGATGTGTGAGTAGTGAGAAGCCTGTTTTAGAGGACCAGTAAAGGAAGTGACCTTGACATCTTTCCTGCCCTCAAGCCCACCCGCCTAGAACTCAGATTTTCATCTCTGCTCTTTTGAGTTGAAAGCTAGTTTCTCCAGGAATTTTCCTGGGTGACTCCTTTCATAGGAGTTCTCCCATCTTCTAGAAAACATACGATCTtgtccttttcccctttctcttgttCTCCTGCAAAAACGTTTTCtgagtcctttatttttttttaagattttatttatgtatttgacagacagagatcacaagcaggcagagaggcaggcagagagagagagggaagcaggctcctcgctgagcagagagcctgatgcggtgctcgatcccaggaccctgggatcatgacctgagccaaaggcagaggctttaacccactgagccacgcaggcgcccctctgagTCCTTTAAATGTCTTTGCAAAGGTGATCATGTGTGATAGGGCTCTGTCTCCGCGGCTGAGTGGAGGATTCTGTGGAGGCAGAAGCTTCTCTTCTGTACTCTGCAGCGTTTGGTGAGGGTTTTGTGATTGCCGGCCATGCTCATTGTCCTGTATGTCCGTCCCTCAGGTAGCACGCTGGCTCTTCTCCTGAATTTTCTTGCCTGCCTGGCCAGCTTCTGTGTGGAGACCAGCAATGGCTCGGGCTTTGGACTCTCTATCCTCTGGGTCCTCCTTTTCACTCCCTGCTCTTTCGTGTGCTGGTACCGCCCCATGTATAAGGCTTTCCGGTAAGTTGAGGGGCGGGACTGGTGGAGAACCTGGGATGGGCCCCacagctcctgctcctgccctgactcttctcccactctccctggtTTTCCTGCCCACAGGAGTGACAGTTCATTCAATTTCTTcgttttcttcttcattttcttcgtCCAGGATGTGCTCTTTGTTCTCCAGGCCATTGGCATCCCAGGTtgggggttcaggtctgtgaggctgccctccagcccccccccgccccgcccgcccgccaTCCCTCCCCTCATTCCTCTAGACCGAGTCAGCACAAGGTCCTGGGGTAGGATTTGCTCAGAAGAAGGAAATGTGGTTTTGATCCCCAGAAGGTGCTTGTTGAATGCAAGAGACAGGACCTACCCAGTCAGAACTCTAGACAGCCTAGGTGTGGGGGAGGAAAAGTACCTGTGGTCAGAGCTGGCTTCCTAGAGGAAGCGCCCAAGAGTGCTTCTGAAGAGGGGGTGGGGCCTCCTCCACAGAGAGGTCTGTTTGGACTGAGGATGTCTTGGAGGGGTCTGGAGAGGTAGGAAAACTTCGGGGAAGCAGGAATTAAACTTTGAAGAGAGTGAATCAGGTGTGGGATTGTGGTACTTGGAAAGTGCCAGACTGACTGACGgccagggggtggagggagcccTGGTGGGTTGGGTAGGATGGGGCCCGCTTGCTGAccctggggaggctgggag from Lutra lutra chromosome 15, mLutLut1.2, whole genome shotgun sequence includes these protein-coding regions:
- the CLK2 gene encoding dual specificity protein kinase CLK2 isoform X1 encodes the protein MPHPRRYHSSERGSRGSYHEHYRSRKHKRRRSRSWSSSSDRTRRRRREDSYHVRSRSSYDDRSSDRRLYDRRYYGSYRRNGCSRDRGEAYCEPDYRHSYEYHREDSSYRSQRSSRRKHRRRRRRSRTFSHSSSQHSSRRAKSVEDDAEGHLIYHVGDWLQERYEIVSTLGEGTFGRVVQCVDHRRGGARVALKIIKNVEKYKEAARLEINVLEKINEKDPDNKNLCVQMFDWFDYHGHMCISFELLGLSTFDFLKDNNYLPYPVHQVRHMAFQLCQAVKFLHDNKLTHTDLKPENILFVNSDYELTYNLEKKRDERSVKSTAVRVVDFGSATFDHEHHSTIVSTRHYRAPEVILELGWSQPCDVWSIGCIIFEYYVGFTLFQTHDNREHLAMMERILGPIPSRMIRKTRKQKYFYRGHLDWDENTSAGRYVRENCKPLRRYLTSEAEEHHQLFDLIESMLEYEPAKRLTLSEALQHPFFARLRAEPPNTKLWDSSRDISR
- the CLK2 gene encoding dual specificity protein kinase CLK2 isoform X3; its protein translation is MPHPRRYHSSERGSRGSYHEHYRSRKHKRRRSRSWSSSSDRTRRRRREDSYHVRSRSYDDRSSDRRLYDRRYYGSYRRNGCSRDRGEAYCEPDYRHSYEYHREDSSYRSQRSSRRKHRRRRRRSRTFSHSSSQHSSRRAKSVEDDAEGHLIYHVGDWLQERYEIVSTLGEGTFGRVVQCVDHRRGGARVALKIIKNVEKYKEAARLEINVLEKINEKDPDNKNLCVQMFDWFDYHGHMCISFELLGLSTFDFLKDNNYLPYPVHQVRHMAFQLCQAVKFLHDNKLTHTDLKPENILFVNSDYELTYNLEKKRDERSVKSTAVRVVDFGSATFDHEHHSTIVSTRHYRAPEVILELGWSQPCDVWSIGCIIFEYYVGFTLFQTHDNREHLAMMERILGPIPSRMIRKTRKQKYFYRGHLDWDENTSAGRYVRENCKPLRRYLTSEAEEHHQLFDLIESMLEYEPAKRLTLSEALQHPFFARLRAEPPNTKLWDSSRDISR
- the SCAMP3 gene encoding secretory carrier-associated membrane protein 3; this encodes MAQSRDGGNPFAGPGELDNPFQDPAVIQHRPSPQYATLDVYNPFETREPPPAYEPPAPAPLPPPSAPSLQSSRKLSPTEPKNYGSYSTQASAAAATAELLKKQEELNRKAEELDRRERELQHAALGGPAARQNNWPPLPSFCPVQPCFFQDISREIPQEFQKTVSTMYYLWMCSTLALLLNFLACLASFCVETSNGSGFGLSILWVLLFTPCSFVCWYRPMYKAFRSDSSFNFFVFFFIFFVQDVLFVLQAIGIPGWGFSGWISALVVLNANKAAAALMLLVALFFTGVAVLGIVMLKRIHSLYRRTGASFQKAQQEFAAGVFSNPAVRTAAANAAAGAAENAFRAP
- the CLK2 gene encoding dual specificity protein kinase CLK2 isoform X4; this translates as MPHPRRYHSSERGSRGSYHEHYRSRKHKRRRSRSWSSSSDRTRRRRREDSYHVRSRSYDDRSSDRRLYDRRYYGSYRRNGCSRDRGEAYCEPDYRHSYEYHREDSSYRSQRSSRRKHRRRRRRSRTFSHSSSHSSRRAKSVEDDAEGHLIYHVGDWLQERYEIVSTLGEGTFGRVVQCVDHRRGGARVALKIIKNVEKYKEAARLEINVLEKINEKDPDNKNLCVQMFDWFDYHGHMCISFELLGLSTFDFLKDNNYLPYPVHQVRHMAFQLCQAVKFLHDNKLTHTDLKPENILFVNSDYELTYNLEKKRDERSVKSTAVRVVDFGSATFDHEHHSTIVSTRHYRAPEVILELGWSQPCDVWSIGCIIFEYYVGFTLFQTHDNREHLAMMERILGPIPSRMIRKTRKQKYFYRGHLDWDENTSAGRYVRENCKPLRRYLTSEAEEHHQLFDLIESMLEYEPAKRLTLSEALQHPFFARLRAEPPNTKLWDSSRDISR
- the CLK2 gene encoding dual specificity protein kinase CLK2 isoform X2; this translates as MPHPRRYHSSERGSRGSYHEHYRSRKHKRRRSRSWSSSSDRTRRRRREDSYHVRSRSSYDDRSSDRRLYDRRYYGSYRRNGCSRDRGEAYCEPDYRHSYEYHREDSSYRSQRSSRRKHRRRRRRSRTFSHSSSHSSRRAKSVEDDAEGHLIYHVGDWLQERYEIVSTLGEGTFGRVVQCVDHRRGGARVALKIIKNVEKYKEAARLEINVLEKINEKDPDNKNLCVQMFDWFDYHGHMCISFELLGLSTFDFLKDNNYLPYPVHQVRHMAFQLCQAVKFLHDNKLTHTDLKPENILFVNSDYELTYNLEKKRDERSVKSTAVRVVDFGSATFDHEHHSTIVSTRHYRAPEVILELGWSQPCDVWSIGCIIFEYYVGFTLFQTHDNREHLAMMERILGPIPSRMIRKTRKQKYFYRGHLDWDENTSAGRYVRENCKPLRRYLTSEAEEHHQLFDLIESMLEYEPAKRLTLSEALQHPFFARLRAEPPNTKLWDSSRDISR